The DNA window AATAAAATAGTAGGATTTGATGATATTTATGCGATAGGAGATATTGCGTATATGGAAACCCCGAAATATCCAAATGGTCATCCTCAAGTGGCGAATGTAGCGATTAATCAAGGAAAAAATTTGGCTAAAAATTTCTTGAAAAAATCAGAGAATGAGTGGCAACCTTACGAATATGATGACAAAGGAAGCATGGCAACCATCGGGAAACATAGAGCGGTAGTAGATTTACCGAAATTTAAATTTCAAGGGATTTTTGCGTGGTATTTTTGGATGTTTCTTCATTTAATGTTGATTTTAAGTGTGAGAAATAAACTTGCCATTTTCTTCAATTGGATGTGGAGTTACATTAATAGAGATTCTTCGCTTCGCTTAATCATCATCCCGAATAAAAAAAATAAAACCGAACAATGAGAATAGATATTATAAGTGCAGTTCCTGATTTATTAGAAAGTCCTTTCAAAACTTCCATTCTGAAAAGAGCAATGGAAAAAGGTTTGGCAGAAGTTCATTTTCATAATGTTCGTGATTTTGCATTTAACAAACATCGTCAAATAGATGATACTGTTTATGGTGGTGGCGCTGGAATGGTGATGATGTGTGAACCATTAGATTTATGTATTTCTCAATTAAAAGCTGAGAGAGAGTATGATGATGTTATTTACTTAACTCCTGATGGAGAAACTTTTAACCAAAAAATAGCGAATTCTTACTCGCTGAAGAAAAATTTAATTCTGCTTTGTGGTCATTATAAAGGAATAGACCAAAGAATTAGAGATTTACACATTACCAGAGAAATTTCGATTGGTGATTTTGTGCTAACTGGTGGCGAACTGGCCGCTTGTGTAGTTGCTGATGCGATTATTCGTCTTTTGCCAGGAGTCTTAAATGATGAACAATCTGCTTTGACGGATAGTTTTCAAGATGATTTGCTTTCTCCGCCTATTTATACAAAACCAGAAGTTTACAAAGGGATGAGAGTTCCAGAAATACTTTTAAGCGGTAATTTTGGGAAAATTGAAGAATGGAGACATCAGAAAGCAATAGAAATTACCCAGCAGAAAAGACCAGATTTATTAAAAGATTTCTAATCATAATAAATTATTTTTACTAAATTTACAATCCAAAAAATTGAGGCAAGGCTATGGAGAATTTTTTGAAAAAAGAACTTGTCATGTTCTATAATGTAGAAAACTTGTTTTCTCCAGACCCAAAACCAAAACATTTTTTAGATCCTACCATTTCTGGATTAAGGAATTGGGACGAAAGAAAGTATCAGAATAAACTTCGAAAAATTGCTAATGTTTTTAGGCTTATCGAAGAAAAAGAAGAGGTGCTTCCGATGATTGTAGGTTTATGTGAAGTGAATAATGAAGAGGTTTTACAAGATTTGATTCAACAAGAACCCCTTCAAAATTATGATTTTGTTCATTATAATTCTTTAGATGAAAGAGGCGTAGATACAGCGCTTCTGTATGATAAGAGAAAAATAGAATTAGTAGATTCTGAAGCTATTTCTTTTATTTTCGAGGGAGTGAATGAAGAGCAAGATGAGTATTATGATACCACCAGAGATGTTCTTTTTTGTAAATTGAAATACAATGATGAATTGCTCAATGTTTTTGTGGCGCATCTTCCTTCAAAAAGAGAAAAAGATGTAAACAAACCCAAAAGAGATTACATTCTTCATTCAATTAAAGAAAGAGTTCTCACGTTATTAGAAAAAGAAGAACCCGTAATAATTTGTGGAGATTTTAACGATGACCCGATTGAAGAAAATCTAAATAATTTATTATATGACAATGGAGTTGATAAAATCTTAGTGAATCCATACATAGAATTATACAATAATAAAATCTATTCTACGTTTCACTACAACCAAGGACTGTTGTTCGATCAGATTCTATTTTCTAATCATTTCTTTTTGCCTATTTCCTCATTAGCATTTAAAAGTGCTGTAGTCTTTAATTCAGAAAAATTAAGTAATTGGGACAAAAAGTTTAAAGGAAGGCCTTTTAGAACTTTTGCAGGGACCAGATATCTTGGTGGGTATAGTGATCATTATCCCGTTTATACAATTTTAGAAACAAAAGACAATTAAATTAAAAATGAAAAGCGTTACAGAAGTAGGTTACAAGCTAGATGCAATAGATAAAAAAATAATCTATATGCTCATGGACAATGCCAAAACATCTTTGGCTCAAATTTCTAAAAACATTGGTATTTCTACCACTGCTGTACATCAGAGAATAAAAAAACTAGAAACCGCAGGCGTAATAGAAAATTCTGTATCTTTTCTCAATCCAAGAAAAATAGGTTACAAAGTAGTTTCTTACATCGGCGTTTACATGGATCAACCAAGTCATTTCCAAGAACTGATTAAATCTCTGAACGAAATTAATGAAATCGTAGAAGCTCATTATACTACAGGAAACTGGACGGTTTTCCTTAAAGTACTTTGTATTGATAATGATCATCTCATGCAAATTTTAAGCAAAATACAAAAGCTAAAAGGCGTTACAAGAACAGAAACTTTCATATCTTTGGAGCAAAGTATTAACAGACAATTAAAAGTGTAACGTTATGAAAATCAACACTTATTTAGATTCTACTTATCTAAAAACTCCAGCTCAATCTGGTCTTACCGAAGAACAAACGCTAGAAACGGTAATTAATCTTGCCAAAGAAGCCATCGAAAATGACATTTTTGCAGTAATGATAAGACCTGATTATGTTAAAAAAATGAAGCAATTCCTTACAGAACAAAATTCTAATGTAATCATCGGTACTGTAATCGGTTTCCACGAAGGAACTTATTCTAAAGAACATAAATTAGCTGAAGCTCAAAAAGCAATCGAAGACGGAGTAGATGAATTAGATTTCGTAATCAATTATGAAGCGTACAAAAATGGTGAAGTAGATGCTGTGAAATCAGAATTTGTAGATTGTACAAAACTTTGTTTAGATAACGGTAAAATTGCAAAATGGATTATTGAAATCGCAGCGCTTACCGATGAGCAAATTGCAGATATTACCAAAAAAATCTCAACTTGGGCGGAAGAAAACTTCAAAGCTGAAGATTTACACAGAATATTTGTGAAATCATCTACTGGTTTCTACCAAACAGAAGGCGGAAAACCAAATGGCGCAACTGTAGAAGGAATTAAAATCATGCTAGAAAATGCAGGCTCACTTCCTGTAAAAGCTGCAGGTGGTGTAAGAACGCCAGAAGAAGCAGAATATATGATTAACCTAGGCGTAAAAAGAATAGGAACATCTTCTGCAAAAGCTTTAATTAAAAACGAAGAAGTTTCTGGAGGTTACTAATCTTTAAGAAATTTCCAAAAATAAAAAACCATCGAACTTCGATGGTTTTTCTTTTTTATGATTTAAAAAATTATTGCTGTTTTACCACTTGCGTTACCTTTTGGGTATTGTCTGACAAAGTGTATTTCATTAAATATTTGCCAGGTTTCAGTTTGTCTAATCTAATTTCGGCGGTGTTCATGTTCACTATTGTTTCTGAAACTTGAGTCCCGATAATAGAGTAGAAGGTAACAGATTTTACCTTTAGCATTGGGTTTTTAGCCTTTACAATGATAAAGTCTCTTGTAGGATTAGGATAAGCGACTAAAACTCCGTCATCAGATTTTTGAGAATCAGAAAGCGGTTCTCTTAATGTTTGTTGAGCTTTTGCTTCGCCCGAAAACATTAATAAACCTACCGAAAATAATATAAAATATAAAGTTCTTTTCATTTTACTTAATTCATTCTTATCTCAAAGAATATACAAATTTATTTAAACGAATTGATATACACAATAGTTATAAATAACTAAATTTGCAGAGTATAAAACAAACTTTGTTCCAAAAATGATAATTTTTTCAAGAAATAGAAGATTACGTACTAACGAAAGCATCAGAAGTCTTGTGAGAGAAACAGTACTCACTACCAATGATTTTGTAATGCCAATGTTCGTAATGGAAGGCGAAAACGCACAGGAAGCTATTCCATCAATGCCGGGAATTTTCCGCAGAACAGTAGACTTAACGGTGAAAGAATGTAAAGAACTTTTTTCACTGGGAGTGAAAGCGGTGAATATCTACATGAAAGTTCCAGAAAATTTAAAAGACAATCTCGGAACCGAAGCTTGGAATCCGCATGGTTTGATGCAAAGAACCATCAGAGAAATTAAAAATGCCATTCCAGAAATGATTGTAATGCCAGATGTTGCATTAGACCCTTATTCAATCTATGGTCACGACGGAATTATCACCAACGGACAAGTAGACAATGATGCGACTAATGATGCTTTGGCAAGAATGTCTGTTTCTCACGCAGAAGCAGGTGCAGATGTTGTAGCGCCAAGTGATATGATGGATGGTAGAGTTGCTGCAATTCGTCAAGCTTTAGAAGAAACAGGTCATACCAACGTAGGAATTTTGAGCTATGCAGCAAAATACGCAAGTTCATTCTACGGACCTTTCAGAAGTGCATTAGATTCTGCTCCGAAAGATTTTCAGGAAATTCCAAAAGATAAAAAGACTTACCAAATGGATTTTCATAATTCTAGAGAGGCCTTAAATGAAGTTTACAAAGACATCGAAGAAGGTGCA is part of the Cloacibacterium normanense genome and encodes:
- the trmD gene encoding tRNA (guanosine(37)-N1)-methyltransferase TrmD — its product is MRIDIISAVPDLLESPFKTSILKRAMEKGLAEVHFHNVRDFAFNKHRQIDDTVYGGGAGMVMMCEPLDLCISQLKAEREYDDVIYLTPDGETFNQKIANSYSLKKNLILLCGHYKGIDQRIRDLHITREISIGDFVLTGGELAACVVADAIIRLLPGVLNDEQSALTDSFQDDLLSPPIYTKPEVYKGMRVPEILLSGNFGKIEEWRHQKAIEITQQKRPDLLKDF
- a CDS encoding endonuclease/exonuclease/phosphatase family protein — encoded protein: MENFLKKELVMFYNVENLFSPDPKPKHFLDPTISGLRNWDERKYQNKLRKIANVFRLIEEKEEVLPMIVGLCEVNNEEVLQDLIQQEPLQNYDFVHYNSLDERGVDTALLYDKRKIELVDSEAISFIFEGVNEEQDEYYDTTRDVLFCKLKYNDELLNVFVAHLPSKREKDVNKPKRDYILHSIKERVLTLLEKEEPVIICGDFNDDPIEENLNNLLYDNGVDKILVNPYIELYNNKIYSTFHYNQGLLFDQILFSNHFFLPISSLAFKSAVVFNSEKLSNWDKKFKGRPFRTFAGTRYLGGYSDHYPVYTILETKDN
- a CDS encoding Lrp/AsnC family transcriptional regulator, giving the protein MKSVTEVGYKLDAIDKKIIYMLMDNAKTSLAQISKNIGISTTAVHQRIKKLETAGVIENSVSFLNPRKIGYKVVSYIGVYMDQPSHFQELIKSLNEINEIVEAHYTTGNWTVFLKVLCIDNDHLMQILSKIQKLKGVTRTETFISLEQSINRQLKV
- the deoC gene encoding deoxyribose-phosphate aldolase, which produces MKINTYLDSTYLKTPAQSGLTEEQTLETVINLAKEAIENDIFAVMIRPDYVKKMKQFLTEQNSNVIIGTVIGFHEGTYSKEHKLAEAQKAIEDGVDELDFVINYEAYKNGEVDAVKSEFVDCTKLCLDNGKIAKWIIEIAALTDEQIADITKKISTWAEENFKAEDLHRIFVKSSTGFYQTEGGKPNGATVEGIKIMLENAGSLPVKAAGGVRTPEEAEYMINLGVKRIGTSSAKALIKNEEVSGGY
- a CDS encoding T9SS type A sorting domain-containing protein, with translation MKRTLYFILFSVGLLMFSGEAKAQQTLREPLSDSQKSDDGVLVAYPNPTRDFIIVKAKNPMLKVKSVTFYSIIGTQVSETIVNMNTAEIRLDKLKPGKYLMKYTLSDNTQKVTQVVKQQ
- the hemB gene encoding porphobilinogen synthase, with translation MIIFSRNRRLRTNESIRSLVRETVLTTNDFVMPMFVMEGENAQEAIPSMPGIFRRTVDLTVKECKELFSLGVKAVNIYMKVPENLKDNLGTEAWNPHGLMQRTIREIKNAIPEMIVMPDVALDPYSIYGHDGIITNGQVDNDATNDALARMSVSHAEAGADVVAPSDMMDGRVAAIRQALEETGHTNVGILSYAAKYASSFYGPFRSALDSAPKDFQEIPKDKKTYQMDFHNSREALNEVYKDIEEGADIIMIKPGLPYLDIVAKVRQEIDLPIAVYNVSGEYAMLKAAAQNGWLDNDKAIIESLTCIKRAGADMIFTYAAKEAAILLNN